One window from the genome of [Clostridium] celerecrescens 18A encodes:
- a CDS encoding type 2 periplasmic-binding domain-containing protein, giving the protein MKRNFKKPIAVLVAAATAISLLAGCGSKTGAAPGAGETKETANTGENSSNAEAGGEVSYPLTKGGELTYWLQLNPNASANFTNLGETELGKALQEQTGVTIKFQHPAAGADQAKEQFNLIIADGNLPDIMEWQWVKMYPGGPEKAIKDGVIIPLNDVFDLYCPNLKKYLAENPDVDKMIKTDDGHYFAFPFIRGEDKLRYTVGGFIRKDWLEELGLEVPTTIDEWHTVLTAFKEKKGAEAPVSFDWTNFKQSNPFAFAYHVGAANSTWFIIDDEGKIAFAPAQDGYKDYLMTMNQWYQEGLIDKDIATLNGDQVTAKMTSDKAGVSVGWAASRMQLFMTSAQKSNPDYLLVPAPTPTLEKGATPEYGYMENKFPDVGAAITSSCKNVELAARLLDYGYSEAGHNLFNYGVEGVSYEMKDGKAVYTDLVMNNPDGWPLAQSLSKYVRANYNGPFVQDLNYLEQYLQLPTVKDCPQVWEVADASKHTVPNITPTQEESKELATITNELNTYIDEMTLKFIFGTESFDKWDNYIQTLKDMKLDRALEIENAALERYEAR; this is encoded by the coding sequence ATGAAGAGAAATTTTAAAAAGCCGATCGCCGTATTAGTAGCAGCGGCGACTGCCATCTCACTGCTGGCAGGGTGTGGAAGTAAAACAGGGGCAGCCCCAGGGGCAGGGGAAACAAAGGAAACAGCAAATACCGGGGAAAACAGTTCGAATGCGGAAGCAGGGGGAGAGGTATCTTATCCACTGACTAAGGGAGGGGAGCTTACCTATTGGCTTCAGCTAAATCCGAACGCATCAGCTAACTTTACTAATTTAGGTGAAACTGAATTAGGAAAAGCGTTACAGGAACAGACCGGTGTTACAATTAAGTTCCAGCATCCCGCAGCAGGTGCGGACCAGGCAAAGGAACAGTTTAATTTAATTATTGCTGATGGAAATCTCCCTGATATTATGGAGTGGCAATGGGTGAAGATGTATCCAGGCGGTCCGGAAAAAGCAATTAAGGATGGAGTTATCATTCCTTTAAATGATGTTTTTGATCTGTATTGCCCAAACCTTAAAAAATACCTGGCAGAAAACCCTGATGTAGATAAGATGATTAAGACAGATGACGGCCACTATTTTGCATTCCCATTCATCCGCGGTGAAGATAAGCTGCGCTATACAGTAGGCGGGTTCATCCGTAAGGATTGGCTGGAAGAACTGGGACTTGAGGTTCCTACAACCATCGACGAGTGGCATACAGTACTGACTGCATTTAAGGAAAAGAAGGGTGCAGAGGCTCCTGTTAGCTTTGACTGGACCAACTTCAAACAGTCCAACCCATTTGCATTCGCCTATCATGTAGGCGCTGCAAACTCTACATGGTTTATCATAGATGATGAGGGCAAGATTGCTTTTGCACCTGCTCAGGACGGATATAAGGATTATCTGATGACTATGAACCAGTGGTATCAGGAGGGACTGATTGATAAGGATATTGCTACTCTTAATGGTGATCAGGTAACGGCTAAAATGACCAGTGATAAAGCAGGTGTTTCTGTAGGCTGGGCAGCAAGCCGTATGCAGCTGTTTATGACAAGCGCACAGAAGAGCAATCCTGACTATTTGCTGGTTCCGGCTCCAACTCCAACGTTAGAAAAGGGTGCTACACCTGAATATGGCTATATGGAAAATAAATTCCCTGATGTGGGAGCAGCCATTACCTCCAGCTGTAAAAATGTAGAATTGGCAGCCAGATTATTGGATTATGGTTATTCTGAGGCAGGGCATAACTTATTTAATTATGGTGTTGAAGGTGTTTCTTATGAGATGAAGGATGGGAAAGCTGTTTATACCGATCTGGTTATGAATAACCCGGATGGCTGGCCGCTGGCACAGTCTTTATCAAAATACGTACGTGCTAATTATAACGGACCATTTGTACAGGATCTTAATTATCTAGAGCAGTATTTACAGCTTCCTACCGTTAAGGATTGTCCACAGGTATGGGAGGTTGCAGATGCAAGCAAACATACGGTTCCAAATATCACTCCAACGCAGGAGGAGTCTAAGGAGCTGGCCACTATTACAAATGAACTTAATACTTATATAGATGAAATGACCCTTAAATTTATCTTTGGTACAGAAAGCTTTGATAAATGGGATAATTATATCCAGACATTAAAGGATATGAAACTGGACCGTGCACTTGAGATTGAGAACGCAGCTTTAGAGCGTTATGAAGCTAGATAA
- a CDS encoding glycoside hydrolase family 88 protein, with amino-acid sequence MQTREELLQHREIDDGMLKAAYDKAAGLIKKATDQFTVQFPQEASVNNFYQQGTNYEWTPGFWTGEVWLAYEKTGDESLRDTAEIEVKDFYRRIKEKDGVNHHDMGFLYCPSCVAAYKLTGNTTGKEAAVMAADHLMMRFHEKGQFFQAWGKLGEENNYRMIIDCLLNMPLLFWAGEVTKEENYIKKAEAHIKTAMKNIIREDHSTYHTFFFDIETGEPKKGVTHQGYRDGSAWARGQAWGIYGSALAYKFLRNEEYADIFCKVTDFFLEHLPKDMVPYWDFDFNDGSDEPRDSSAAAIAACGMLEMSKYLPNEKAEYYTGMAKRLLHALVTECAVTDPAVSNGLLLHGTYAKSSPYNTCPNHGVDECVLWGDYFYMEALTRLSKDWEPYWY; translated from the coding sequence ATGCAAACAAGAGAAGAGCTATTACAGCACAGGGAAATTGATGATGGAATGCTAAAAGCTGCCTATGATAAGGCGGCCGGACTGATCAAAAAAGCGACGGATCAGTTTACAGTACAATTTCCACAGGAAGCAAGTGTGAATAATTTCTACCAGCAGGGAACCAACTACGAATGGACGCCTGGGTTCTGGACTGGTGAGGTGTGGCTGGCTTATGAGAAAACAGGAGATGAGTCATTAAGAGATACAGCTGAAATCGAAGTAAAGGATTTTTATAGAAGGATCAAAGAAAAGGATGGGGTGAATCACCATGACATGGGGTTTTTATACTGCCCCTCCTGTGTAGCTGCGTATAAACTTACGGGAAATACGACTGGTAAAGAAGCTGCTGTTATGGCAGCAGATCATCTGATGATGAGATTTCATGAAAAAGGCCAGTTTTTTCAGGCTTGGGGAAAGCTTGGGGAAGAGAATAATTACCGTATGATCATCGATTGCCTTCTTAATATGCCTCTGCTTTTCTGGGCAGGTGAGGTGACCAAAGAGGAAAACTACATAAAAAAAGCAGAAGCGCATATTAAGACAGCCATGAAAAATATTATTAGAGAAGATCATTCCACCTATCATACTTTTTTCTTTGATATTGAGACCGGAGAACCAAAGAAGGGTGTTACCCATCAGGGGTATCGGGATGGTTCTGCCTGGGCAAGAGGGCAGGCATGGGGAATCTACGGATCTGCACTTGCTTATAAATTTCTTAGGAATGAGGAATATGCTGATATTTTCTGCAAAGTAACGGATTTTTTTCTGGAGCATTTGCCTAAGGATATGGTCCCTTACTGGGATTTTGATTTTAATGACGGAAGCGATGAACCAAGGGATTCTTCTGCAGCAGCAATTGCAGCCTGCGGTATGCTTGAGATGAGCAAATATCTTCCAAATGAAAAAGCAGAATATTATACAGGTATGGCGAAAAGGCTTCTGCATGCACTGGTTACGGAGTGCGCGGTGACTGATCCGGCTGTATCAAATGGTCTTCTGTTACATGGAACCTATGCAAAGAGTTCTCCATATAACACATGTCCAAACCACGGAGTTGATGAGTGTGTTCTTTGGGGCGACTACTTTTATATGGAGGCATTGACCCGGCTTTCTAAAGACTGGGAGCCATACTGGTATTAA
- a CDS encoding Y-family DNA polymerase, producing the protein MNNVIFHIDVNSAFLSWEAAYRIHHLGGTLDLRDIPSAVGGDITKRHGIILAKSVPAKKYHIKTGESVTEALRKCPDLVLVPPNYNLYQKSSSAFIHILKQYSPIVEQYSIDEAFMDMTGTESLFGDPYQAANDIKEHIHKELGFTVNIGVSNNKVLAKMASDFKKPDKVHTLWLSEIKEKMWPLSVKELFFVGRATFQKLRNLGIKTIGELAQTDLSVIKSHFGKYGEVIWSFANGIDVSAVEPAPPPNKGYGNSTTTSFDLVDSNTARLVLLSLAETVSARLREDNVKISVISVGIKDYNFVYYGHQRTLDTPTNITYEIYETACQIFDEMWNKIPIRHLGIHTSHVTTENSRQLNIFDKVDYEKMERMDKAVDEIRKRFGIDSIKRASFLNEKAVDHMSGGISREKRTADYSKQHIL; encoded by the coding sequence ATGAATAATGTCATATTTCATATCGACGTAAACTCCGCCTTTCTAAGCTGGGAAGCAGCATATCGAATCCATCATTTGGGGGGAACTTTGGATTTGCGGGATATACCCTCAGCGGTTGGCGGAGATATTACAAAAAGGCATGGTATTATACTTGCCAAAAGCGTACCGGCAAAGAAGTATCATATAAAAACCGGGGAGTCCGTGACTGAGGCACTAAGAAAGTGCCCTGACCTGGTTTTAGTTCCCCCAAACTACAATCTCTACCAAAAATCTTCGTCTGCATTTATTCATATCCTGAAACAATATTCTCCTATTGTGGAGCAGTATTCCATTGATGAGGCGTTTATGGATATGACTGGTACTGAATCATTGTTTGGAGATCCTTATCAGGCAGCAAATGATATAAAAGAACATATACACAAAGAACTTGGCTTTACCGTAAACATTGGAGTTTCAAACAATAAAGTCCTGGCCAAGATGGCATCTGACTTTAAAAAGCCTGACAAAGTGCATACGCTGTGGTTAAGTGAAATAAAAGAAAAAATGTGGCCATTATCTGTAAAAGAATTATTTTTTGTGGGCAGGGCAACCTTTCAGAAATTACGGAATCTGGGAATCAAGACCATAGGAGAATTGGCGCAGACGGATTTATCAGTCATTAAAAGTCATTTCGGCAAGTATGGGGAGGTCATATGGTCTTTTGCAAACGGAATTGATGTTTCAGCAGTGGAACCTGCTCCCCCCCCAAATAAAGGTTATGGGAATAGTACAACCACTTCATTTGATTTAGTGGATTCAAATACAGCCAGGTTAGTACTGTTATCATTGGCAGAGACAGTATCTGCCAGATTAAGAGAGGACAATGTGAAAATCAGTGTGATTTCCGTGGGAATAAAAGACTATAACTTTGTATATTATGGTCATCAAAGAACTCTTGATACGCCAACAAATATCACTTATGAAATCTATGAAACCGCTTGCCAAATATTTGATGAGATGTGGAATAAGATTCCTATCCGTCATTTAGGAATCCATACAAGCCATGTAACCACAGAGAACAGCCGTCAATTAAATATATTCGATAAAGTAGATTATGAAAAAATGGAGCGGATGGATAAAGCAGTGGATGAAATCAGAAAGCGTTTTGGTATTGACTCAATTAAAAGAGCAAGCTTTTTAAATGAAAAAGCAGTTGATCATATGAGCGGCGGAATCAGCCGGGAAAAACGGACCGCAGACTACAGCAAACAACATATATTGTAG
- a CDS encoding carbohydrate ABC transporter permease encodes MKVKISRGERIFHVVNYIILTIVALICLYPMWFVAMASFSDSSQLIAHSGFLLKPLGFNLQAYLKVFENPMILKGYANTLFILVVGVALDLVMTALAAYFFSRKGVMFKKPLMLFVLFTMFFSGGMIPFYLNLKDLHLINSRWGLIIPFMISTYNMIILRTSFESIPDSLTEAARIDGAGHITILFKIILPLSKAIMAVMVLYYGVSIWNAWFWASAILRDRELYPLQVILREILISNDLQAMNGGAGADAEAIAQSIKYATIMVATVPILFVYPFLQKYFTKGVMIGAVKE; translated from the coding sequence ATGAAAGTTAAAATTTCCCGCGGAGAGAGAATATTTCATGTAGTCAATTATATTATTTTAACTATTGTTGCATTAATCTGTTTATATCCCATGTGGTTTGTGGCTATGGCTTCATTCAGCGACAGCAGCCAGCTGATTGCACATTCAGGCTTCTTATTAAAGCCCCTGGGATTTAATCTTCAGGCATATTTGAAGGTGTTTGAAAACCCTATGATTTTAAAAGGTTATGCAAATACTCTGTTTATTCTGGTGGTGGGTGTTGCTCTGGATCTGGTAATGACTGCACTTGCAGCTTATTTCTTTTCCAGAAAGGGTGTTATGTTTAAAAAGCCATTGATGCTGTTTGTGTTGTTTACTATGTTTTTCTCAGGAGGAATGATTCCGTTTTATTTAAATCTAAAGGATTTGCATCTGATTAACAGCAGATGGGGACTCATCATTCCATTTATGATCAGTACTTATAATATGATTATCTTAAGAACATCCTTTGAATCCATTCCTGACAGCTTAACCGAAGCAGCCAGAATTGACGGAGCTGGTCATATTACCATTTTGTTTAAAATTATTTTGCCCCTGTCTAAAGCTATTATGGCAGTTATGGTTCTGTATTATGGAGTTTCCATATGGAATGCATGGTTCTGGGCTTCTGCCATCTTAAGAGACCGGGAATTATATCCTCTTCAGGTTATCTTAAGGGAAATCCTTATATCCAATGATTTACAGGCGATGAACGGAGGCGCGGGAGCTGATGCGGAGGCCATTGCACAGAGCATTAAGTATGCCACAATCATGGTGGCCACTGTTCCGATTTTATTCGTATACCCATTTTTACAGAAATATTTTACAAAGGGAGTTATGATTGGAGCAGTGAAGGAATAA
- a CDS encoding helix-turn-helix domain-containing protein, with the protein MINKGKAYKKLYLSYGLIFLIPISMGILFYFYAYYIAKEQADASNRSLIQTVKNTCDRELEYYENILTQLALNKNVQQLSVVKGEFRSNNSYQLYTIQNEIMDLKVTINKSGDYCKDIMVYFKNCDKVVSSFGNMDFPMYSDLYCFGADDTKSAEILKKHLSEYHFRDSIPMNSKWTQGRPTLLLTMNNLKGEFGESTAMIGIWLDMDALNSSIEMASWESGLDWLIINEDNQIMNRSEDYSSFGIQYDHLNQDGDQKLRWNGEDYIIRTVFSDVFNWKYVLLMPEKMISGSAGKMRNIFVIGIFICLFTGFGAASRMMKINYNPLKVLMEVFRKHDDTQEIFVDNEYLYLEEKTISLLAERSDFKQMVSRSQEVVKQYYLTDLMINSFEQSKDTPDREAIVKKFREESNLVLLITGKDASGREENQEEYIQINSLRKFIIGNVFGEGIEGSFSLERVELGDTVAMIVNIPEVSAGYDEKLEEIIDAMQKYIYENFGFMTVVLAGEAHKGLEGIHLSYMEAREAEEFVAVLDPDYISYREIKNSTHKRYDYSTDQELRIIAAIKSRNSALASSYINKILDINFLENKASLDMLKCLLYDLMGTIIKGVQEVEEIPGEDLGLKRISVKMPLEKIKETFGGAVEKLCKSSDNSRESGQNQQLCEKLQKYIQENFSDPDLNISQTGLHFHMTPAYLSSIYKKYTGESLLKVINQTRIDEAEKLLAEGINVVEVAERVGFRDSSTFIRTFKKFTGATPGQLKNGR; encoded by the coding sequence ATGATAAACAAGGGTAAAGCTTATAAAAAGCTGTATTTATCTTATGGCCTCATTTTTCTAATCCCAATTTCCATGGGGATTTTGTTTTATTTTTATGCTTATTATATTGCAAAGGAACAGGCGGATGCCTCTAACCGGAGTTTGATTCAAACTGTGAAAAATACCTGTGACAGAGAGCTGGAATACTATGAGAATATTTTAACACAATTGGCCCTTAACAAGAACGTACAGCAGCTGTCTGTGGTGAAGGGGGAATTTCGGTCCAACAATTCCTATCAGCTTTATACGATTCAGAATGAAATTATGGATCTTAAGGTAACGATCAATAAAAGCGGCGATTACTGCAAAGATATTATGGTATATTTTAAGAACTGTGACAAAGTGGTCTCTTCCTTTGGCAACATGGATTTTCCCATGTATAGCGATCTTTATTGTTTTGGAGCGGATGATACAAAATCAGCTGAGATTTTGAAAAAACATCTGTCTGAATATCACTTTCGTGATTCGATTCCAATGAATTCCAAATGGACGCAGGGGAGACCTACCCTCCTTCTGACCATGAACAACTTAAAAGGAGAATTCGGAGAATCCACTGCAATGATCGGAATCTGGCTGGACATGGATGCGTTAAACAGCAGTATAGAAATGGCTTCCTGGGAGTCGGGCTTGGATTGGCTGATTATAAACGAGGATAATCAGATTATGAACCGGTCTGAGGATTATTCAAGCTTTGGAATCCAATATGACCATTTAAATCAGGATGGGGATCAGAAATTAAGGTGGAACGGGGAAGATTATATTATACGCACTGTATTTTCCGATGTGTTTAATTGGAAATATGTTCTGCTTATGCCTGAGAAAATGATAAGCGGTTCCGCAGGAAAGATGCGGAATATTTTCGTTATTGGCATATTTATCTGCCTGTTTACCGGTTTCGGAGCAGCCTCCAGGATGATGAAAATTAACTATAACCCCTTAAAGGTATTGATGGAGGTGTTCAGGAAACACGATGATACCCAGGAGATATTTGTTGACAATGAATATTTGTACCTTGAGGAAAAAACCATTTCGCTGCTGGCCGAACGTTCGGATTTTAAACAGATGGTGAGCAGGAGCCAGGAAGTGGTAAAACAGTATTATCTAACGGATCTGATGATAAACTCCTTTGAACAAAGCAAAGATACGCCGGACCGGGAAGCAATCGTTAAGAAGTTCCGGGAAGAAAGCAACCTTGTACTGCTTATTACAGGAAAGGACGCTTCCGGGCGGGAGGAAAACCAGGAAGAATACATACAGATAAACAGTTTAAGAAAGTTTATTATTGGAAATGTGTTTGGCGAAGGAATTGAAGGCAGCTTCAGTCTGGAGAGGGTGGAGCTGGGAGATACCGTCGCGATGATTGTCAATATCCCTGAAGTTTCAGCAGGATATGATGAGAAGTTAGAGGAAATCATTGATGCAATGCAGAAATATATTTATGAGAATTTTGGATTTATGACGGTTGTATTGGCAGGAGAAGCTCATAAGGGGCTTGAGGGAATTCATTTATCTTATATGGAAGCAAGAGAAGCGGAGGAATTTGTGGCTGTTCTGGATCCTGATTATATCAGTTACCGGGAAATTAAAAACAGCACCCATAAAAGGTACGATTATTCAACAGATCAGGAACTACGAATCATTGCAGCAATCAAAAGCCGCAACAGCGCATTGGCTTCTTCTTATATTAATAAAATTTTAGATATCAATTTTCTGGAGAATAAAGCATCTCTGGATATGTTGAAATGCCTTCTGTATGATTTAATGGGAACAATTATAAAAGGAGTACAGGAAGTAGAGGAGATTCCAGGTGAAGATTTAGGATTAAAGCGAATTTCTGTAAAAATGCCTCTTGAGAAAATCAAGGAAACGTTTGGAGGAGCTGTTGAAAAATTGTGTAAGTCCTCGGACAACTCCAGAGAGAGCGGACAAAATCAACAATTGTGTGAAAAGCTGCAGAAATATATCCAGGAGAATTTCAGCGATCCTGACTTAAATATTTCTCAGACAGGACTTCATTTTCATATGACCCCTGCCTATCTATCCTCTATTTATAAAAAGTACACAGGGGAAAGCCTTCTAAAAGTCATCAATCAAACACGGATCGATGAAGCAGAGAAGCTTTTGGCAGAGGGGATTAATGTGGTTGAAGTAGCGGAGAGAGTAGGTTTCCGGGACAGCTCCACTTTTATCAGAACCTTTAAGAAATTTACAGGAGCAACGCCTGGACAATTAAAAAATGGACGGTAG
- a CDS encoding ABC transporter permease, which yields MMGNSLSNRIRKDLQRNWTLYLLVLPVLIYYAVFMYKPMYGAIIAFKDFTPAKGVFGSEWVGFENFTRFFTSPYFGRLLKNTLLLSIYSIIFGFPAPIILALLLNEVKNAKFKKFSQTITYLPHFISLVVACGMIKDFCLTTGLFNDIVALFGGTRNPLLQNPAYFRTIYTATSIWQEIGWGSIIYLSALSGVDSQLYEAASIDGAGKWKQLLHVTLPGIAPTIIIMLILRMGSLMCMGYEKTILLYNPSTYQTADIISSYVYRAGLIEQDWSYSTAIGLFNSVINCVLLYITNKVSKKTTENSLW from the coding sequence ATGATGGGAAATTCGTTGAGCAATAGAATCAGGAAAGATTTACAGAGAAACTGGACGTTATATCTGCTGGTGCTTCCTGTCCTTATTTATTATGCTGTTTTTATGTATAAACCGATGTATGGTGCAATTATTGCATTTAAAGATTTTACACCTGCCAAAGGAGTGTTTGGCAGTGAATGGGTGGGGTTTGAAAATTTCACCAGGTTTTTTACAAGTCCTTATTTCGGAAGACTTTTGAAAAATACTCTGTTGCTAAGTATCTATAGTATTATATTTGGGTTCCCGGCTCCTATTATTCTGGCCCTTTTGCTGAATGAAGTAAAAAATGCTAAATTTAAAAAATTCTCTCAGACAATTACCTATCTGCCTCATTTTATTTCACTGGTAGTTGCCTGTGGTATGATTAAGGATTTCTGTCTGACAACCGGCCTTTTTAATGATATTGTTGCACTGTTTGGTGGAACACGGAATCCCCTTCTTCAGAACCCTGCGTATTTCCGTACAATATATACCGCCACCAGTATATGGCAGGAGATTGGCTGGGGATCAATTATCTATCTTTCTGCATTATCTGGTGTTGACAGTCAGTTATATGAAGCAGCCTCTATTGACGGTGCAGGGAAATGGAAACAGCTTCTTCATGTAACATTACCTGGAATTGCGCCTACGATTATCATCATGCTGATTTTAAGAATGGGATCCCTGATGTGTATGGGATATGAGAAAACGATTCTACTATATAATCCGTCTACCTATCAAACTGCAGATATTATTTCTTCTTATGTATACCGTGCAGGTCTGATTGAGCAGGATTGGAGTTATTCAACCGCTATTGGTCTGTTTAATTCTGTGATCAACTGTGTTCTGTTGTATATTACGAATAAAGTCTCTAAAAAAACAACAGAAAACAGCCTGTGGTAA
- a CDS encoding alginate lyase family protein — MTIEQYFDRPDASYFVPDPENSACYCKKHWNDDAEHIFRIANEVCENTFLFDLNWDMERTYEPMVFSGEIDWSYMPSGDPEFVWQFNRHRFFICLGQAWQMTGDEAYVTCFLGLVNDWIDRVPLDEKTAMGPWRLLETGLRGETWTKAIRYFKNSSLITEDFLDRFAESLRLHARRLVEKGGDERLQSNWCILENSGLFEIAMGLPQCDETKEWASIAMERIYKSVKVQVYKDGSQWEQSPMYHNEVYHCLCCVIFLARANGIPLKPDLEDAVHRMALANVMWKKPDSHQFTHGDSDDTDLRDKITMGAWLFQDPVLKWGGYELMDYEGAWDFGSNACADYALLPVREPDFISACLENSGDYYLRENWNRNSNLLHFTCGAMSTGHCHGDKMHVDLVVNGEDVLVDGGRSTYMNVPLRFALKDNPGHNTTTIDGESFTTFEDSWYTNKLSLPVNRTYRAGEIAEFVQGGHLGYRKKGIFVNRRIIWIKPDIYLIHDQFYAEGEHEYRQYFHFAPEGKVFTEVNSVTFQGKETRVFLNFLTKDALLESSRGVTSRHYNQWEENDVVTSVLKKKGFAGMITVINGGNSSAAEPAKVKVVETYSHTLRKPLTESEAQAVKITVGNRSYVVILCNDEVLHTSDAVIAEECFATGNVCVFNVSDRKEGERLYAGEVLHV; from the coding sequence ATGACAATAGAACAGTATTTTGACAGACCGGATGCTTCTTATTTTGTCCCTGACCCGGAGAATTCAGCCTGTTATTGTAAAAAACATTGGAATGATGATGCGGAGCATATTTTCCGGATTGCAAACGAGGTATGTGAAAACACATTTCTGTTTGATTTAAACTGGGATATGGAGCGTACCTATGAACCTATGGTTTTTTCCGGGGAAATTGACTGGAGCTATATGCCTTCCGGTGATCCGGAATTTGTCTGGCAGTTTAACAGACATAGGTTTTTCATTTGCCTGGGGCAGGCCTGGCAGATGACGGGAGATGAAGCGTATGTTACATGCTTTCTGGGTCTGGTGAATGATTGGATAGACAGGGTTCCGCTTGATGAAAAGACAGCGATGGGACCATGGCGCCTGCTGGAAACTGGGCTTCGGGGAGAGACCTGGACGAAAGCGATCCGCTATTTTAAAAACAGCAGTTTAATAACAGAGGACTTTTTAGACCGATTTGCAGAATCACTGAGGCTCCATGCCAGAAGGCTGGTCGAAAAGGGCGGAGACGAAAGACTGCAGAGCAATTGGTGCATTCTGGAGAACAGCGGACTTTTTGAGATTGCAATGGGACTTCCTCAGTGTGATGAAACAAAGGAGTGGGCGTCCATTGCTATGGAGAGGATCTATAAGTCCGTAAAGGTGCAGGTTTACAAAGACGGCAGCCAGTGGGAGCAGTCCCCTATGTATCACAATGAAGTATATCATTGTCTGTGCTGTGTGATTTTTCTTGCAAGAGCAAATGGGATACCACTTAAGCCGGATTTGGAGGATGCGGTTCATCGCATGGCACTGGCTAATGTTATGTGGAAAAAGCCGGACAGCCATCAATTTACTCATGGAGATTCTGATGATACAGATTTACGGGATAAAATCACCATGGGAGCATGGTTGTTCCAGGATCCTGTCTTAAAATGGGGCGGTTATGAGCTTATGGATTATGAAGGAGCCTGGGACTTTGGAAGCAATGCCTGCGCTGACTATGCTTTACTACCTGTAAGAGAACCAGATTTTATATCCGCCTGCCTGGAGAACAGTGGAGATTATTATTTAAGGGAAAACTGGAATCGAAATTCCAATCTTCTTCATTTTACCTGCGGAGCAATGAGTACCGGTCATTGTCATGGGGATAAAATGCATGTGGATTTAGTTGTGAATGGAGAAGATGTACTGGTTGATGGCGGCAGATCAACCTATATGAATGTCCCTCTTCGTTTTGCTCTGAAGGACAATCCAGGCCATAATACCACAACAATAGATGGGGAATCTTTTACTACATTTGAAGATTCCTGGTATACGAATAAGCTTTCTCTTCCTGTAAACAGAACATACAGAGCCGGAGAGATTGCAGAATTTGTTCAGGGCGGTCATCTGGGATATAGGAAAAAGGGTATCTTTGTGAACCGGCGTATCATCTGGATCAAACCAGATATTTATCTGATTCACGATCAATTTTATGCAGAAGGAGAACATGAATACAGGCAATATTTTCATTTTGCACCGGAAGGAAAGGTTTTTACAGAAGTAAATTCAGTGACTTTTCAAGGAAAAGAGACCAGAGTATTTTTAAACTTTTTGACAAAGGATGCCTTACTTGAAAGCAGCAGAGGAGTGACCTCAAGACATTACAATCAGTGGGAAGAGAATGATGTGGTTACTTCAGTTTTGAAAAAGAAGGGATTTGCCGGTATGATTACGGTCATAAATGGCGGGAATTCTTCTGCAGCAGAACCGGCCAAAGTGAAGGTGGTGGAGACATACAGCCATACACTTCGTAAACCACTAACAGAGAGTGAAGCTCAGGCCGTGAAAATCACGGTGGGAAATCGAAGCTATGTTGTAATTCTCTGCAATGATGAAGTCCTCCATACTTCTGATGCTGTAATAGCAGAGGAATGTTTTGCTACAGGAAATGTCTGCGTTTTCAATGTCAGTGACAGGAAAGAAGGAGAAAGACTTTATGCCGGAGAAGTGCTCCATGTATAA